The Streptomyces sp. CC0208 genome window below encodes:
- a CDS encoding nitrate- and nitrite sensing domain-containing protein, producing MRFRGKSIRRKIVALLLVPLVSLIAVWGFATVLTGREVARLFQVSTVTEKLGYPIEDTVRVLQQERRQTLVYLADPRASDALSALRGTRSASDEAIAKFRRNAHDPDVRDGLDQDDDERLTAVLDAFDGIDSLRRSVEDGTVSRFQALDQYNRLVDPAYALLATLDGIDNVELDKQARALVNITRARELLSREDALLGSALVVGKLTRDEIRDVSDLAAQRTLMYDVSLAVLPASERERYERFWKNAGTAPLRSAEHSVITAEPGTTGSVSAKSWDAAAGSALDELAKLDDQAGDRLQDRVRPDAMDVIIKAAAVGVLGLIALLFSLVLSVRVGRGLIRDLRQLRLEAHEASGVRLPSVMRRLSVGEQVDIETEVPRLEYDKNEMGEVGQALNTLQRAAVEAAVKQAELRAGVSEVFVNLARRSQVLLHKQLTLLDTMERRTEDTDELADLFRLDHLTTRMRRHAEGLVILSGAAPSRQWRKPVQLMDVVRAAVAEVEDYERIEVRRLPRVAVTGPAVADLTHLVAELLENATVFSPPHTAVQVLGERVANGFTLEIHDRGLGMAADALLDANLRLAETPEFELSDTDRLGLFVVSRLAQRQNVRVSLQPSPYGGTTAVVFIPDALLTDDVPDTNGIGFRLDRPRPSKEAELEQAQRVALTRGAPLSGMPPAILDGPVELEAPVDLDTLSDLPGVLESEDSERGGLFRPRRSLAQADDEAPGTDGADIGGGADAPVSLSRRRAPKLVSSHGRPVTGERTGREEADQPPAIGPGPSRSQTAPATGPARSEPPTLPSRRRAAALRRSTGVADRLDEPTETPAPSTSPVRGPGGGPAAPGLPRRTRRTDIASSGPVAEDSATGGRGSDTSALGAVGPTADATGRGGATDSAPGGVVRPGWGESAGGVPGASGSGRPPLGAARGPDEAGSGTAPLPRRVRQANLAPQLKQAPERRPRNQAEPAERDADEVRSRMASLQRGWQRGREENAESDDTSGGTAPQRTTKGDGR from the coding sequence ATGCGCTTTCGCGGGAAGTCGATCCGCCGGAAGATCGTGGCGCTGCTTCTCGTGCCGCTGGTGTCCCTGATCGCGGTGTGGGGCTTCGCCACGGTGCTGACGGGACGTGAGGTCGCCCGGCTCTTCCAGGTGTCGACCGTCACGGAGAAGCTCGGTTATCCCATCGAGGACACCGTGCGTGTGCTCCAGCAGGAACGCCGCCAGACACTTGTCTACCTGGCCGATCCGCGCGCCTCGGACGCCCTGTCCGCGCTGCGCGGCACGAGGAGCGCCTCGGACGAAGCCATCGCCAAGTTCCGCCGGAACGCACACGATCCCGATGTCCGCGACGGCCTGGACCAGGACGACGACGAGCGCCTCACCGCCGTCCTGGACGCCTTCGACGGCATCGACTCGCTGCGCCGCAGTGTCGAGGACGGCACCGTCTCCAGGTTCCAGGCCCTCGACCAGTACAACCGCCTCGTCGACCCCGCCTACGCCCTCCTGGCCACGCTCGACGGCATCGACAACGTGGAACTGGACAAGCAGGCCCGGGCGCTGGTCAACATCACCCGTGCCCGCGAACTGCTCTCCCGCGAGGACGCCCTCCTCGGTTCCGCCCTCGTGGTGGGCAAGCTCACCCGTGACGAGATCCGCGACGTCTCCGACCTCGCCGCCCAGCGGACCCTGATGTACGACGTCAGCCTGGCAGTCCTGCCGGCCTCGGAGCGCGAGCGCTACGAGCGTTTCTGGAAGAACGCCGGCACCGCTCCGCTGCGCTCCGCCGAGCATTCCGTCATCACCGCGGAGCCCGGCACGACCGGCAGCGTCAGCGCCAAGAGCTGGGACGCCGCCGCGGGCAGTGCGCTCGACGAACTCGCCAAGCTCGACGACCAGGCGGGCGACCGCCTCCAGGACCGCGTCCGGCCGGACGCGATGGACGTCATCATCAAGGCGGCCGCCGTCGGCGTCCTCGGTCTGATCGCCCTGCTCTTCTCGCTCGTGCTGTCCGTGCGGGTCGGCCGCGGCCTCATCCGCGACCTGCGGCAACTGCGTCTGGAAGCCCATGAGGCCTCCGGCGTACGGCTGCCCAGCGTGATGCGCCGCCTGTCCGTGGGCGAACAGGTCGACATCGAGACCGAGGTCCCGCGCCTGGAGTACGACAAGAACGAGATGGGCGAGGTCGGCCAGGCGCTCAACACCCTCCAGCGCGCCGCCGTCGAAGCCGCCGTCAAACAGGCCGAGTTGCGCGCCGGCGTCTCCGAGGTCTTCGTCAACCTCGCCCGGCGCAGTCAGGTTCTGCTGCACAAGCAGCTGACCCTGCTCGACACCATGGAGCGCCGCACCGAGGACACCGACGAACTCGCCGACCTGTTCCGCCTGGACCACCTGACGACCCGTATGCGACGGCACGCCGAGGGCCTGGTGATCCTTTCCGGCGCCGCCCCCTCCCGGCAGTGGCGCAAACCCGTCCAGCTCATGGACGTCGTCCGCGCCGCCGTCGCCGAGGTCGAGGACTACGAGCGCATCGAGGTCCGCCGACTGCCCAGGGTGGCCGTGACCGGCCCGGCCGTCGCGGACCTCACGCATCTCGTGGCCGAACTCCTGGAGAACGCCACGGTGTTCTCCCCGCCGCACACCGCAGTCCAGGTCCTGGGCGAGCGCGTCGCCAACGGCTTCACCCTGGAGATCCACGACCGCGGACTCGGCATGGCCGCCGACGCGCTGCTGGACGCCAACCTCCGGCTCGCCGAGACACCGGAGTTCGAGCTGTCCGACACCGACCGGCTGGGGCTCTTCGTGGTCAGCCGGCTCGCCCAGCGGCAGAACGTCAGGGTCTCGCTGCAGCCTTCGCCGTACGGCGGCACCACGGCGGTCGTCTTCATTCCCGACGCGCTGCTGACCGACGACGTCCCCGACACCAACGGCATCGGCTTCCGCCTCGACCGGCCCCGGCCGTCGAAGGAGGCCGAACTGGAGCAGGCCCAGCGCGTCGCGCTCACCCGGGGGGCACCGCTGTCGGGCATGCCGCCCGCGATCCTGGACGGCCCGGTCGAACTGGAGGCTCCGGTCGACCTCGACACCCTGAGCGACCTGCCGGGCGTCCTCGAGTCCGAGGACAGCGAGCGCGGCGGACTGTTCCGGCCGCGCCGCTCCCTGGCCCAGGCCGACGACGAAGCCCCCGGAACCGACGGAGCGGACATCGGCGGTGGCGCGGACGCCCCGGTGTCGTTGTCCCGTCGCCGGGCTCCCAAGCTGGTCAGCTCCCACGGACGCCCGGTCACCGGCGAGCGGACGGGACGCGAGGAGGCGGACCAGCCCCCGGCCATCGGTCCGGGTCCGTCCCGGTCACAGACCGCCCCCGCGACGGGGCCCGCGCGCTCCGAACCTCCGACCCTGCCGAGCCGTCGCCGTGCCGCGGCCCTGCGCCGGAGCACCGGCGTGGCCGACCGTCTCGACGAGCCGACGGAGACACCGGCCCCCTCGACCTCCCCGGTCCGTGGGCCCGGAGGCGGACCCGCAGCCCCTGGCCTGCCCCGACGCACCCGGCGTACCGACATCGCGTCGAGCGGCCCGGTCGCGGAGGACTCGGCCACCGGCGGGCGCGGTTCGGATACGTCCGCCCTCGGCGCCGTGGGCCCGACCGCGGATGCCACCGGCAGGGGCGGCGCGACCGACTCCGCGCCCGGCGGCGTCGTACGGCCGGGCTGGGGCGAGTCCGCCGGCGGTGTCCCCGGAGCGTCCGGCTCCGGCAGGCCGCCTCTCGGCGCCGCGCGCGGGCCCGACGAGGCCGGCTCCGGCACCGCTCCGCTGCCCCGCCGGGTACGACAGGCCAACCTGGCCCCGCAGCTCAAGCAGGCCCCGGAGCGGCGCCCCCGGAACCAGGCGGAGCCCGCGGAGCGGGACGCCGACGAGGTACGCAGCCGCATGGCCTCGCTCCAACGGGGCTGGCAGCGTGGCCGTGAGGAGAACGCCGAGAGCGACGACACGTCCGGCGGCACAGCACCACAACGAACGACTAAGGGGGACGGTCGATGA
- a CDS encoding roadblock/LC7 domain-containing protein, translated as MTAPKATDKSGELNWLLDDLVERVASIRKALVLSSDGLPTGVSKDLTREDSEHLAAVASGFHSLAKGVGRHFEAGNVRQTVVELDEAFLFVTAAGDGSCLAVLSDADSDVGLVAYEMTLLVKRVGVHLSAAPRTDLPQGG; from the coding sequence ATGACCGCACCGAAGGCGACCGACAAGTCCGGCGAGCTCAACTGGCTCCTCGACGACCTGGTGGAGCGCGTCGCGAGCATCCGCAAGGCCCTGGTGCTCTCCAGCGACGGCCTCCCGACCGGCGTGTCCAAGGACCTGACCCGCGAGGACAGCGAGCACCTCGCCGCCGTGGCGTCCGGGTTCCACAGCCTGGCCAAGGGCGTGGGCCGGCACTTCGAGGCGGGCAACGTCCGCCAGACCGTCGTGGAACTGGACGAAGCCTTCCTGTTCGTGACGGCCGCGGGTGACGGCAGCTGCCTCGCCGTCCTCTCGGACGCCGACTCGGACGTGGGTCTCGTCGCGTACGAGATGACGCTCCTGGTGAAGCGGGTCGGTGTGCATCTCAGTGCCGCTCCGCGCACCGATCTGCCTCAGGGCGGGTAG
- a CDS encoding DUF742 domain-containing protein, producing the protein MSTDGQGRSHWFDDEAGPVVRPYAMTRGRTTSAGQHRLDLIAVVVAESHTDDPEGDHSLSPEHVDIVDLCRDTPQSVAELSSELDLPIGVVRVLVGDLVASEWVHVNRPVPPAELPDESILRDVINGLRAL; encoded by the coding sequence ATGAGCACTGACGGTCAGGGAAGAAGCCACTGGTTCGACGACGAGGCCGGACCGGTGGTTCGTCCGTACGCCATGACGCGTGGTCGCACCACGAGCGCCGGCCAGCACCGCCTCGACCTGATCGCGGTCGTCGTGGCCGAATCCCACACGGACGATCCGGAAGGGGACCACTCGCTGTCCCCCGAGCACGTGGACATCGTCGACCTGTGCCGGGACACCCCCCAGTCGGTCGCCGAGCTGTCCTCCGAACTCGACCTGCCCATCGGGGTCGTACGGGTCCTCGTGGGCGACCTCGTCGCCTCGGAGTGGGTCCATGTGAACCGGCCGGTGCCGCCCGCCGAACTGCCGGACGAGAGCATCCTGCGCGACGTGATCAACGGCCTGCGGGCACTGTGA